In one Niallia taxi genomic region, the following are encoded:
- a CDS encoding C45 family autoproteolytic acyltransferase/hydolase yields MKKVYADVMQFRGTHYNFGFKQGEYFKDSILVKNREKQWKVRKPKFSIDVEETRQIFARFAPLIWEELEGFRDALGWPMERVLLEFCGYRLDIDKSGCSIYVGNDYLIRNYDYHPKTYDGRYTIFKPTDGGNAIIGPSQRGTGRMDGMNEKGLTMGYNFMNRKRPGTGFVCNMIGRLILELCGSAEEAADLLKEIPHRHSFSYVLFDKSCDTPFIVETSPRRVEVRRGYSCTNHFNIMTEENRHVLNDSKRRLEIIEENQTGNLDGEAAFKLLNGSDSGIFSKLYGAWAGTIHTSAYFPKTQKAWFVLGGDQKPIEFDFAKWLDGENLLIEKVEGFIDTDIPFVHMEQADWFK; encoded by the coding sequence ATGAAAAAAGTTTATGCAGATGTTATGCAATTTCGGGGGACACATTATAATTTTGGCTTTAAACAGGGTGAGTATTTCAAGGACTCTATACTAGTAAAAAACAGAGAAAAACAATGGAAGGTAAGAAAGCCAAAATTTTCGATAGATGTAGAAGAAACAAGGCAGATTTTTGCTAGATTTGCCCCGCTTATCTGGGAGGAGTTGGAAGGGTTTCGTGATGCATTAGGCTGGCCGATGGAACGGGTGCTTTTGGAATTCTGCGGCTACCGTCTTGATATTGACAAGTCAGGCTGTTCCATTTATGTCGGAAATGATTATTTAATCCGTAATTATGATTATCATCCAAAAACCTATGACGGCAGATATACAATTTTTAAACCGACAGACGGGGGGAATGCGATTATCGGCCCTAGCCAAAGAGGAACAGGGCGAATGGACGGCATGAATGAAAAAGGCTTGACGATGGGCTATAATTTTATGAATCGAAAACGCCCTGGTACTGGCTTTGTGTGCAATATGATCGGAAGGCTTATTTTAGAGCTTTGCGGCTCTGCCGAAGAAGCGGCTGATTTGCTGAAGGAAATTCCGCACCGTCATTCCTTTAGCTATGTACTGTTTGATAAAAGCTGTGACACTCCATTCATTGTCGAAACCTCCCCAAGACGGGTAGAGGTCAGAAGAGGGTACTCGTGCACAAATCATTTTAATATCATGACAGAAGAAAATCGTCATGTTTTGAATGATTCAAAAAGAAGATTGGAAATTATCGAGGAAAATCAAACTGGTAATTTGGATGGAGAAGCAGCATTTAAGCTGCTGAATGGCAGTGATTCAGGCATATTCTCCAAGCTGTATGGGGCTTGGGCTGGAACAATCCATACCTCTGCTTATTTTCCAAAAACTCAAAAAGCGTGGTTTGTACTTGGCGGTGATCAAAAGCCAATTGAATTCGATTTTGCAAAGTGGCTCGATGGCGAGAATTTACTGATTGAAAAAGTAGAAGGATTTATTGATACAGACATTCCCTTTGTTCATATGGAGCAAGCCGATTGGTTTAAATGA
- a CDS encoding methyl-accepting chemotaxis protein — translation MKLKLKLKLGTKINLIVFAIIIVLSVVIGFLAHSEITKGIKEFAIEKAKGDLALGYNYVDSKYPGDWTVVGDKLLKGETVINDNNQLVDLIGKETDDTVTFFLNDTRIATNVQKDGKRATGTQASQEVIDTVLTNGKTFYGEANVLGKEYQTAYKPLKNAAGEVVGIMYVGASEAMIDSILSAFLTKFIIVLVVVIVIASVVIFIFTRTIKNRLENLTTALELAGNGDFTASVSDKSSDELKNLSVSYNKMADSLKVMMNEVISTSEQLASSSEELTASSEETSKATEVITESIQQVANGADQSATNVQDSADALGEVTDGIQSIAQNAQSVSTVGIKATEKAKNGGVFVDKTVQKITEIHHSVAKTGEAIKNLDSRSQEIEKITNVITDIANQTNLLALNAAIEAARAGENGKGFAVVADEVRKLAEQSQQSSAQISALIKTIQADMVQSNASMEQVTLDVQEGLEIVGQTKANFTEIMEFMESLTAQIDEMAGTSEILAEGTKGVAATVSEIRNISGQTSMHSQNVAASAEEQLASMEEIAASAQALSHLAESLKDLISKFKV, via the coding sequence ATGAAGTTAAAGCTTAAATTAAAGTTAGGCACAAAAATTAATTTAATTGTATTTGCTATAATAATTGTTTTATCCGTTGTGATCGGTTTTTTGGCACATAGTGAGATTACAAAGGGGATAAAGGAATTTGCGATAGAAAAAGCGAAGGGTGACCTTGCACTTGGTTACAACTATGTTGACAGTAAATACCCTGGTGATTGGACTGTCGTGGGGGACAAGCTTTTAAAGGGTGAAACTGTTATAAATGATAACAACCAGTTAGTAGATTTGATTGGTAAGGAAACAGACGATACAGTTACATTTTTCTTAAATGATACGAGAATTGCAACAAATGTACAGAAAGATGGAAAAAGGGCTACAGGTACACAAGCCTCTCAAGAAGTGATTGACACAGTACTTACAAATGGAAAAACCTTCTATGGCGAAGCAAATGTACTCGGAAAAGAATATCAGACAGCATATAAGCCACTAAAAAATGCTGCTGGAGAAGTTGTTGGAATTATGTATGTCGGTGCTTCAGAAGCAATGATCGACAGTATTTTATCTGCTTTCTTAACAAAGTTTATTATTGTGCTGGTTGTGGTGATTGTAATTGCTTCTGTGGTTATTTTCATATTTACAAGAACAATTAAAAATAGACTTGAAAATCTCACTACTGCACTGGAGCTGGCAGGAAACGGAGATTTTACAGCAAGTGTTTCTGATAAATCCTCTGATGAGCTGAAAAATCTGTCTGTTAGCTACAATAAAATGGCGGACAGTTTAAAAGTAATGATGAATGAAGTCATCTCAACATCTGAGCAGCTTGCTTCTTCCTCTGAAGAATTGACTGCAAGCTCAGAAGAGACGAGCAAGGCTACAGAAGTCATTACCGAATCTATCCAGCAGGTTGCAAATGGTGCTGACCAATCAGCAACAAATGTACAAGACAGTGCTGATGCTCTTGGGGAAGTGACAGATGGAATTCAATCTATTGCCCAAAATGCTCAATCAGTGTCTACTGTTGGCATAAAGGCAACAGAAAAGGCCAAAAATGGTGGAGTTTTTGTGGATAAAACAGTCCAGAAGATTACAGAAATTCATCATTCTGTCGCGAAAACAGGCGAGGCAATAAAAAATCTTGATTCTCGTTCACAGGAAATTGAGAAAATCACAAATGTCATAACAGATATTGCTAATCAGACAAATTTACTTGCATTAAATGCAGCGATTGAGGCGGCAAGAGCAGGTGAAAATGGAAAGGGCTTCGCTGTGGTTGCAGATGAAGTCAGAAAGCTTGCAGAGCAGTCCCAGCAATCGTCTGCACAGATTTCAGCACTTATTAAAACAATTCAAGCAGATATGGTGCAATCAAATGCTTCCATGGAGCAAGTCACATTGGATGTGCAAGAAGGGCTTGAAATTGTCGGGCAGACAAAAGCAAACTTTACGGAAATCATGGAATTTATGGAAAGCTTGACAGCGCAAATTGATGAGATGGCGGGAACATCTGAAATACTAGCAGAAGGTACTAAGGGTGTTGCAGCAACTGTTTCAGAAATACGAAATATTTCTGGACAAACATCCATGCATTCGCAAAATGTCGCTGCCTCAGCAGAGGAGCAGCTTGCATCTATGGAGGAAATCGCAGCATCTGCACAAGCATTGTCTCATTTGGCAGAAAGCTTAAAAGATCTGATTAGTAAGTTTAAAGTATAA
- a CDS encoding DUF1593 domain-containing protein, with protein sequence MKRTGLIVLLLLVCAIFAGCTNSSKEESGPASEPKTDTDTKTAEKQKARTVITTDGEVDDMNSVLRYLLYANEMNLEGIVLTSSVYHYAGDKDKGIEPFRWTGTEWLTNMIDAYEDAYPNLEKHADGYPKPDYLRSITKIGNISNVGEMEQETDGSQFLKELFLNDDDSDLYVQTWGGTNTTARALKSIEEEYSKSDDWESVKSKVSDKLVLYIILDQDDSYSKYIAKNWPDIRIINDTSNFWHFAYAWQLHSEELNTKLTGDWHKENIVGHGPLMDMYALMGDGKMIEGELFEEQRGTEEYLKKNPQYNKYDFISEGDSPSFFYLIDNGLRSLEDPTYGGWGGRFDAVSSKVYKNTVTDFNVYANRYEAEYSLTRWFDDIQSDFAARADWLTAESYEDANHNPTVEVTEGLDLTVEKGEKVTLHAKGSDPDGDKLSFKWWRYFEADTYEESKVAKKDTVPEVVDGLQLGLQRELAEGETTDTIELTGKDSDTVSFTVPDDAKSGDTLHIIVEVQDDGAHELKHYQRVILTVK encoded by the coding sequence ATGAAAAGAACAGGATTAATCGTGTTATTGCTGCTTGTTTGTGCTATTTTTGCTGGCTGCACAAACAGTAGTAAGGAGGAAAGCGGTCCTGCAAGTGAACCAAAAACAGATACAGATACGAAAACAGCAGAAAAGCAAAAGGCAAGAACGGTTATTACTACAGATGGAGAAGTGGATGATATGAACTCTGTTCTTCGCTACTTACTTTATGCAAATGAGATGAATTTAGAAGGAATCGTGTTAACAAGCTCTGTTTACCATTATGCAGGCGATAAAGACAAAGGAATTGAGCCATTTAGATGGACGGGTACAGAGTGGCTGACCAATATGATAGATGCCTATGAGGATGCCTATCCAAATCTTGAAAAACATGCAGACGGCTACCCAAAACCGGATTATCTGCGCAGCATCACAAAGATTGGCAATATATCAAATGTAGGTGAAATGGAACAAGAAACAGATGGTTCCCAGTTTTTAAAGGAGCTGTTCCTTAATGATGACGACAGTGATTTATATGTACAGACATGGGGTGGAACTAACACAACTGCTCGTGCACTGAAATCAATTGAAGAAGAATACAGCAAGTCAGATGATTGGGAAAGTGTAAAATCAAAAGTAAGTGATAAGCTTGTGCTTTACATTATTTTGGATCAGGATGACAGTTATAGCAAGTATATTGCGAAAAATTGGCCAGATATCCGCATCATTAATGATACTTCGAATTTTTGGCATTTCGCTTACGCTTGGCAATTACATTCAGAAGAGTTGAACACAAAGCTGACAGGTGATTGGCATAAAGAGAATATTGTCGGCCATGGACCGTTAATGGATATGTATGCGTTAATGGGTGATGGTAAAATGATTGAAGGAGAGCTTTTTGAGGAGCAGCGCGGAACAGAAGAATACTTAAAGAAAAACCCTCAATATAATAAATATGATTTTATTTCTGAAGGTGATTCTCCATCCTTCTTCTACTTAATTGACAACGGACTAAGAAGCTTAGAAGATCCGACATATGGAGGCTGGGGCGGCCGCTTTGATGCTGTCAGCAGCAAGGTATATAAAAACACTGTTACAGACTTTAATGTATACGCAAACAGATACGAAGCAGAGTACTCCTTAACACGCTGGTTTGATGATATTCAAAGCGACTTTGCAGCACGCGCAGATTGGCTGACGGCAGAAAGTTATGAGGATGCAAACCATAACCCAACGGTTGAAGTCACAGAAGGATTGGATTTAACAGTGGAAAAGGGAGAGAAGGTTACGTTGCATGCGAAAGGCAGTGATCCTGATGGTGACAAGCTGTCCTTTAAATGGTGGAGATACTTTGAAGCAGATACGTACGAAGAGTCAAAGGTAGCCAAAAAAGATACAGTCCCTGAAGTTGTTGATGGTCTTCAGCTTGGTCTTCAACGTGAACTGGCAGAAGGAGAAACAACAGATACGATTGAACTAACAGGCAAGGACAGTGATACTGTTAGCTTCACTGTTCCAGATGATGCGAAATCTGGAGATACTCTTCATATAATCGTAGAAGTACAGGATGATGGAGCTCATGAGTTAAAGCATTATCAAAGAGTCATCTTAACGGTGAAATAA
- a CDS encoding SRPBCC family protein, with amino-acid sequence MLADIKKVEEGYTAIFERSFRYNVEHVWSALTENEKLAAWFHNLEAEDLRIGGCIRFYMRDGTDTSIEMHILDFKEGVLLEYEWGEGSVRFEISPTRAGSSLVLLESIPYWTDHTPKDLAGWHVSLDVLTSLLDGEVIDFPREKWAELYGKYQQMKP; translated from the coding sequence ATGCTCGCAGACATAAAAAAAGTCGAAGAAGGATATACAGCAATATTTGAACGTAGTTTTCGTTATAACGTGGAGCATGTATGGTCTGCATTGACAGAAAATGAAAAATTAGCAGCCTGGTTTCATAATCTTGAAGCAGAAGACCTTCGTATAGGGGGATGCATTCGCTTTTATATGAGGGATGGTACAGATACTTCCATTGAAATGCACATCTTGGATTTCAAGGAAGGTGTTCTCCTTGAATACGAATGGGGAGAGGGAAGTGTCCGATTCGAGATATCTCCAACAAGAGCGGGCAGCAGCCTTGTTTTATTGGAATCTATCCCTTACTGGACAGATCATACGCCTAAAGATTTAGCTGGCTGGCATGTATCTTTAGATGTGTTAACTTCTTTACTGGACGGGGAAGTAATCGATTTTCCGAGGGAAAAGTGGGCGGAATTATACGGAAAATATCAGCAAATGAAGCCATGA
- a CDS encoding GerAB/ArcD/ProY family transporter → MMKENISLNQLLALIIGFNLGSSVVLGIGLLGKQAAWIVVLFSSFIGLVIVLAYYFMSSFSPDKNLYEIMEICIGRPLAVIGSIIYVLYFFYMACRVIRDFIELTSTVILPITPIEVLTLALVLIIGYILYLGVEVLGRTTEIFTPYSILFIILLAIFLYASKNFSIDKVTPVLPDGVKPLIKIIFPYELVRPYGQIIAFTCIFPLVGNFKKGNKVLIFAIALSSFFLTVSTLFVSLSLGSNIASRAVFPLLSATRLISIGEFIERIDAFTVFIIMLGILVKSSVFIFAGLKGLEYVCHIPYRYFIMPVVCIISLFTVFIGRGITDHVQEGFKVVPFLLNLPLQFIVPVILLAILLGKKATGKLKN, encoded by the coding sequence ATGATGAAGGAAAATATATCGTTAAATCAGCTGCTTGCTTTAATCATTGGCTTTAATTTGGGAAGTTCTGTCGTGCTTGGAATTGGTCTTCTAGGAAAACAGGCAGCATGGATAGTAGTCCTCTTCTCTTCCTTTATTGGCTTGGTAATTGTATTAGCCTATTATTTTATGTCTTCATTTTCTCCAGATAAGAATTTATACGAGATAATGGAAATCTGTATCGGCAGACCACTCGCTGTTATAGGCAGTATTATTTATGTCCTATATTTTTTTTATATGGCATGCAGGGTCATCCGAGATTTTATTGAGCTGACCTCGACTGTCATATTGCCAATCACGCCGATCGAGGTATTAACATTAGCGTTGGTATTAATCATCGGCTATATATTATATTTAGGTGTTGAGGTACTTGGGAGAACAACGGAAATTTTCACTCCCTATTCGATTCTTTTTATCATCTTATTGGCTATTTTTCTTTATGCGAGTAAAAACTTCTCTATTGATAAAGTCACGCCAGTATTGCCGGATGGTGTTAAACCGTTAATAAAGATTATTTTCCCGTACGAACTTGTACGTCCATACGGACAAATTATCGCATTCACTTGTATATTTCCATTAGTAGGAAACTTTAAAAAAGGCAATAAAGTTTTAATTTTTGCGATTGCTTTATCATCCTTTTTTTTAACAGTCTCAACATTGTTTGTCAGCCTTTCACTAGGAAGCAATATCGCATCAAGAGCAGTATTTCCCTTATTAAGTGCTACTCGTTTAATCTCAATTGGTGAATTTATTGAACGTATCGATGCATTTACTGTTTTCATTATTATGCTGGGTATCCTCGTAAAAAGCTCGGTCTTTATTTTTGCAGGATTAAAGGGTCTAGAGTATGTATGTCATATCCCCTATAGATACTTCATCATGCCTGTTGTATGCATTATTTCTTTGTTCACTGTGTTTATTGGCAGAGGAATAACGGACCATGTACAAGAAGGTTTTAAAGTAGTGCCATTCCTTTTAAACCTGCCATTGCAATTCATAGTTCCTGTCATCCTGTTGGCTATTTTATTAGGGAAAAAGGCAACAGGTAAACTAAAAAATTAA
- a CDS encoding glycoside hydrolase family 1 protein, producing the protein MKKSHFPEGFLWGGATAANQLEGAYNEGGKGLSIFDMVAFVPKEERGHEIEMDVRSEAELEALLAGNGGDNFPKRRGIDFYHRYKEDIALFAEMGFKTFRMSISWPRIFPNGDETVPNEEGLAFYDRVFDELQKHGIEPLVTLSHYELPLHLVQKYNGWTDRRLVEYFVHYAETVFNRYKDKVKYWLTFNEINVSTISPYIGSGILVDRVENREQAVYQALHHQFVASARAVKACHEIIPDALIGCMLARMETYAETCSPDDVLAALEEDQKNLFFTDVQVRGYYPSYMNRYFEENDIKIDMLPGDEEILLQHPVDFLSFSYYMTMVSSGSPDKMKEKGNFFSGIPNPYLEASDWGWQIDPKGLRITLKKMYDRYQVPLFIVENGLGAYDKVEEDGSIQDDYRIDYLSAHIEQMGEAIKDGVEVMGYTSWGCIDLISAGTSEMSKRYGFIYVDQDDYGNGTLERKKKKSFDWYKNVIATNGAEL; encoded by the coding sequence ATGAAAAAGAGTCATTTTCCTGAAGGGTTTTTATGGGGTGGCGCAACTGCTGCCAATCAGCTAGAGGGTGCTTATAATGAAGGCGGAAAAGGATTATCCATTTTTGATATGGTAGCATTCGTACCGAAGGAAGAAAGAGGTCACGAAATTGAGATGGATGTTAGAAGTGAAGCAGAATTAGAAGCGCTGCTTGCTGGTAATGGCGGTGACAATTTCCCAAAACGCCGTGGAATTGATTTCTATCATCGTTATAAAGAGGATATTGCTTTGTTTGCTGAAATGGGCTTTAAAACATTCCGTATGTCGATTTCTTGGCCGCGTATTTTCCCAAATGGTGATGAAACAGTACCGAATGAAGAAGGCTTGGCATTTTATGACAGAGTGTTTGATGAGCTGCAAAAACACGGAATTGAGCCACTCGTAACACTATCTCATTACGAGCTGCCGCTTCATTTAGTACAAAAGTATAACGGGTGGACAGACCGTCGCTTAGTTGAATATTTTGTACATTATGCTGAAACCGTCTTCAACAGATATAAAGACAAAGTGAAATATTGGCTGACATTTAATGAAATTAACGTTTCCACGATTTCACCATATATCGGTAGCGGAATTCTTGTTGACCGTGTTGAAAATCGCGAACAGGCTGTATACCAAGCACTTCATCATCAGTTTGTTGCAAGTGCAAGAGCGGTTAAAGCTTGTCACGAAATCATCCCTGATGCTTTGATTGGCTGTATGCTTGCTCGTATGGAAACATATGCAGAAACTTGTAGTCCTGATGATGTGCTTGCGGCATTAGAGGAAGATCAGAAGAACCTGTTCTTCACAGATGTTCAAGTGCGCGGATATTACCCTAGCTATATGAACCGTTATTTCGAGGAAAACGACATCAAAATTGACATGCTGCCAGGAGACGAAGAAATTTTGCTTCAGCATCCAGTTGACTTCCTGTCATTCAGCTATTACATGACAATGGTGTCAAGTGGTTCACCAGATAAAATGAAAGAAAAAGGAAACTTCTTCAGTGGAATTCCAAACCCTTATTTAGAAGCATCTGATTGGGGCTGGCAAATCGATCCAAAGGGCTTGCGTATTACATTAAAGAAAATGTATGACCGTTACCAAGTTCCTTTGTTCATCGTTGAAAATGGATTAGGTGCTTATGATAAAGTCGAGGAAGATGGTTCTATTCAGGATGACTACCGCATTGATTACTTGAGTGCTCACATTGAACAAATGGGCGAGGCAATCAAAGATGGTGTCGAAGTAATGGGCTACACTAGCTGGGGCTGTATCGACCTCATCAGTGCAGGAACTTCAGAGATGTCTAAGCGTTACGGCTTTATATATGTAGACCAAGATGATTATGGCAATGGTACATTAGAAAGGAAAAAGAAAAAATCCTTTGATTGGTATAAAAATGTCATTGCAACAAATGGTGCAGAACTATAA
- a CDS encoding MurR/RpiR family transcriptional regulator → MEQLIYTLLAYINNSLNKDINYHVAKGLLEHIHELESFSLESAADACHVAPSTINRFCKRIGFRNFSSMRNSVNIPIGASLHEANNTPLHTNELFMQLNENLAIIDQIPIEQIDRIVQRIKKSNRIIILGFEKYQVQAMELQKKLLLLGKLSECGTNFFKQMDALTELDEDDLIITISIQGNILSSYFPFIEKFKAAKGQKLLITFSGELGKLAVFDEIIQCGKIENSSVSSYTLLRLFDVLFYRY, encoded by the coding sequence ATGGAGCAGCTGATTTATACGCTGTTGGCATATATTAATAATTCCTTGAACAAAGATATTAATTATCATGTCGCAAAAGGTCTTTTAGAACATATTCATGAATTGGAAAGCTTTTCACTAGAAAGTGCGGCAGATGCTTGTCATGTGGCGCCATCAACGATTAACCGTTTTTGCAAAAGAATCGGTTTTCGCAATTTTTCAAGTATGCGCAACAGTGTCAACATTCCAATTGGTGCATCATTACATGAAGCGAATAATACACCATTACATACAAATGAGCTGTTTATGCAATTAAATGAAAACTTGGCCATTATTGACCAAATTCCGATTGAACAAATTGATCGCATCGTTCAGCGTATTAAAAAGTCAAACAGAATTATTATTTTAGGATTTGAGAAATACCAAGTTCAAGCAATGGAGCTGCAGAAAAAGCTGCTTCTATTAGGGAAATTAAGTGAATGCGGCACTAACTTTTTTAAGCAGATGGATGCATTAACAGAACTGGATGAGGATGATTTAATTATTACAATATCGATTCAAGGTAATATATTATCTTCGTATTTTCCGTTCATAGAAAAATTTAAAGCAGCAAAAGGTCAAAAACTGCTGATTACTTTCTCTGGTGAGCTTGGCAAATTAGCCGTTTTTGATGAAATTATCCAATGTGGCAAAATAGAAAACTCAAGTGTCAGCAGCTATACACTATTGAGGCTGTTTGATGTGCTGTTTTATCGCTATTAA
- a CDS encoding LysR family transcriptional regulator, which yields MMDIKWLKTFIVAAEHENFRIASEELFLTQPAITKHIKRLEEAVNIELFDRVGKKIVLTQAGHHFLPVAKEIFHQYEQGLEGFEAWKQGYVRKLVIAAAPQIASSILPMILRKFMDEYPDIEVLVHIVSSYEIGEEISMSRADIGISRLKPIQSTVQVEALHQDRVILVAPYHESLKLSEQHVLTTFRLITHNHPEYWEELQRTVKGSYPFIRTMKVNQMEITKRFIEQGLGVSYLPYTTVMEELNEKKLMEVRPDKVLPPASSTYLLSKVKTEEVSLFISFFKEKIAVLS from the coding sequence ATGATGGATATTAAGTGGCTAAAAACATTTATTGTGGCAGCAGAGCATGAAAATTTCCGAATTGCTTCAGAAGAGCTTTTTTTGACACAGCCTGCGATTACGAAGCATATTAAGAGATTAGAAGAAGCCGTGAATATAGAGTTGTTCGATAGAGTTGGTAAAAAAATCGTACTTACACAAGCAGGGCATCATTTCCTTCCAGTTGCAAAAGAGATTTTTCATCAATACGAACAAGGCTTAGAGGGTTTTGAAGCATGGAAGCAAGGATATGTGAGAAAGCTTGTCATTGCAGCAGCACCACAAATTGCCTCAAGTATACTGCCGATGATTTTGCGAAAGTTTATGGATGAATATCCAGATATCGAGGTGCTTGTGCATATTGTCAGCTCTTATGAAATTGGTGAAGAAATAAGTATGTCGAGGGCAGATATTGGGATATCCAGACTAAAGCCTATACAATCCACTGTTCAGGTTGAAGCGCTCCATCAGGACAGAGTGATACTCGTCGCACCATATCATGAATCTTTAAAGTTAAGTGAACAGCATGTATTAACGACATTCAGGCTCATTACTCATAATCATCCAGAGTACTGGGAGGAATTACAGCGGACTGTAAAAGGAAGCTATCCGTTTATTAGGACAATGAAGGTTAATCAAATGGAAATAACAAAGCGCTTTATTGAACAAGGACTTGGCGTATCATATCTTCCTTATACTACTGTTATGGAAGAATTAAACGAGAAAAAGCTGATGGAAGTGAGACCAGATAAAGTTTTGCCACCAGCTTCGTCGACTTATTTATTATCAAAGGTAAAAACAGAGGAAGTAAGTTTATTCATTTCTTTTTTTAAGGAAAAAATTGCGGTACTGTCATAA
- a CDS encoding class I SAM-dependent methyltransferase, whose protein sequence is MKTFKQDPWNASLYDGKHSFVSNFGEDLVSLLSPSPGEKILDLGCGTGDLASSLAKYDCEVIGIDNSPNMIALAQKKYPHIPFFVEDATALPYDSRFTAVFSNAALHWIKSPKQALTSIYSSLQQGGRFVAEFGGKGNVQIITDAIIEEFAEQGISFNWANFPWYFPSIAEYTQLMEEAGFRVVFAQHFDRPTSLDGENGLSNWIAMFGDSFFKGISENNKEMIIRNVSNKLHADVYKDGSWLIEYKRLRIIGIKE, encoded by the coding sequence ATGAAGACATTTAAACAGGATCCATGGAATGCAAGCTTATATGATGGAAAACATTCATTCGTATCAAATTTTGGGGAGGATCTTGTCAGCCTTCTATCCCCTAGTCCAGGAGAAAAAATTTTAGATCTTGGCTGCGGAACAGGTGATCTTGCAAGCAGCTTGGCAAAATACGATTGTGAGGTAATTGGAATTGATAATTCACCAAATATGATTGCACTAGCACAAAAAAAATACCCACATATTCCGTTCTTTGTCGAGGATGCCACTGCTTTACCATATGACTCGCGATTTACTGCTGTCTTTTCTAATGCGGCACTTCATTGGATAAAATCTCCAAAACAAGCCTTAACTAGTATTTATAGCAGTTTGCAGCAAGGAGGACGTTTTGTCGCTGAATTTGGCGGCAAAGGTAATGTGCAAATAATTACAGATGCTATTATAGAGGAATTTGCAGAACAAGGAATCAGCTTTAACTGGGCAAATTTCCCCTGGTATTTTCCGAGCATCGCAGAGTATACACAACTTATGGAGGAAGCAGGATTTCGTGTCGTCTTTGCTCAGCATTTTGACAGACCCACTTCATTAGATGGGGAAAATGGGTTAAGCAATTGGATAGCAATGTTTGGGGATTCCTTCTTTAAAGGAATTTCAGAAAACAATAAAGAAATGATTATCCGAAATGTTTCTAATAAACTACATGCAGATGTATATAAAGATGGATCATGGCTTATTGAATATAAACGACTTCGCATTATTGGCATTAAGGAATAA
- a CDS encoding SRPBCC family protein produces the protein MSEKQYFDKLIYYTEGNKLVVERRFDAAQDTVFKAFSDSKLLEAWWGPEGWQTTNARFEFKPDGVWHYCMRCMDENQGEFFGQESWGFAVYKKITVPEEIVYTDSFADELGNAQAGMPEMHITASFKADGQQTILQFISAFASEDAIQQVVEMGFVQGTESQFRRLDELLRNGL, from the coding sequence ATGTCTGAAAAACAGTATTTTGATAAGTTAATATATTACACAGAAGGCAATAAGCTTGTAGTTGAAAGAAGATTTGATGCAGCTCAGGATACGGTTTTTAAGGCGTTTTCTGACTCAAAGCTATTAGAAGCATGGTGGGGACCAGAAGGCTGGCAAACAACAAATGCTCGCTTTGAATTTAAACCAGACGGTGTTTGGCATTATTGCATGCGCTGTATGGATGAAAATCAAGGGGAGTTTTTTGGCCAGGAATCATGGGGCTTTGCTGTTTATAAGAAAATTACTGTGCCAGAAGAAATCGTCTATACAGATTCATTTGCAGATGAATTAGGCAATGCTCAAGCAGGAATGCCAGAAATGCACATAACCGCTTCTTTTAAGGCAGACGGACAGCAAACAATATTACAATTTATAAGTGCTTTTGCTTCAGAGGATGCAATACAGCAAGTAGTGGAAATGGGCTTTGTTCAAGGAACAGAATCTCAATTCCGCAGGCTTGATGAACTGCTTAGGAACGGCCTGTAA